A genomic stretch from Apodemus sylvaticus chromosome 12, mApoSyl1.1, whole genome shotgun sequence includes:
- the Serpinb2 gene encoding plasminogen activator inhibitor 2 isoform X1 produces the protein MLTVVSYLEAYGVVWLIILSSCYNLVLSKCKIETMEELSTANTMFALNLLKQIEKSNSTQNIFISPWSISSTLAMVFLGAGANTEQQMAQVLQFNKIDSYDITTRTPENFRCCHFEQQIQRNNYPGAILQAQARDKIHSAFSSLSSTINTPHLGDYLLESANKLFGEKSARFKEEYIQLCKKYYSTEPEAVDFLECAEGARKRINSWVKTQTKGEIPNLLPEGSVDEDTKMVLVNAIYFKGKWKTPFEKKLNGLYPFRVNSHESIPVQMMFLREKLNIGYIKDLKTQILELPYIGNISMFLLLPDEIEDASTGLELLEGGINFANFNKWISKDTLAEDDVLVYIPKFKLAQSYEFKPILQSMGMEDAFNKHKADFSGMSEMNDLFLSEVFHQASVDVTEEGTVAAGGTGAVMTGRTGHGGPQFVADHPFLFFIVDKITKTILFVGRFASPE, from the exons ATGTTAACAGTAGTGTCATATTTGGAAGCATATGGAGTTGTATGGCTTATTATACTATCATCATGCTATAACCTCGTCCTATCCAAATGTAAG ATTGAAACAATGGAAGAACTTTCTACGGCAAACACCATGTTTGCCCTCAATCTCCTTAAGCAGATAGAAAAATCGAACTCTACCCAGAACATCTTTATCTCTCCGTGGAGCATCTCATCAACACTGGCCATGGTTTTCCTTGGCGCCGGGGCTAACACTGAACAGCAGATGGCCCAA GTGCTGCAGTTTAACAAAATTGACAGCTATGACATCACCACAAGAACCCCAGAGAACTTCAGGTGCTGTCATTTTGAACAACAGATACAGAGGAACAATTATCCTGGTGCTATCTTACAG gCACAAGCAAGAGATAAAATCCACTCAGCCTTCTCTTCTCTCAGCTCAACAATCAACACACCACACTTGGGAGATTATTTATTAGAAAGTGCAAACAAGCTATTTGGAGAAAAGTCTGCAAGATTCAAAGAA GAATACATACAACTCTGTAAGAAATATTACTCAACAGAGCCAGAAGCAGTAGACTTCCTCGAATGTGCggaaggagctagaaaaaggattAATTCTTGGGTTAAGACTCAAACCAAAG GTGAAATCCCAAATCTGCTACCTGAAGGTTCTGTAGATGAAGACACCAAGATGGTGCTGGTGAATGCTATCTACTTCAAAGGAAAGTGGAAAACTCCCTTTGAGAAGAAACTTAATGGGCTTTATCCTTTCCGTGTGAACTCG CATGAGAGCATACCCGTCCAGATGATGTTCCTCCGTGAAAAACTGAACATTGGATACATAAAGGACTTGAAGACTCAGATCTTAGAACTTCCATATATTGGAAACATCAGTATGTTTCTGTTGCTTCCGGATGAGATTGAAGATGCATCCACTGGCTTGGAGTTG CTAGAAGGTGGAATAAACTTTGCTAATTTCAACAAATGGATCAGCAAAGACACACTGGCTGAAGATGACGTTTTGGTCTACATTCCCAAGTTCAAACTGGCACAAAGCTATGAATTCAAGCCCATTCTTCAAAGCATGGGCATGGAGGATGCCTTCAACAAGCACAAGGCGGACTTCTCAGGGATGTCTGAGATGAATGACCTTTTCCTTTCTGAGGTGTTCCATCAAGCCAGCGTGGATGTGACTGAGGAGGGCACTGTGGCCGCTGGTGGGACTGGGGCAGTTATGACAGGGAGAACTGGCCACGGTGGCCCACAGTTTGTGGCTGAtcatccctttcttttctttatcgtGGACAAAATTACCAAGACGATACTATTTGTTGGTAGATTTGCCTCACCCGAATAG
- the Serpinb2 gene encoding plasminogen activator inhibitor 2 isoform X2, whose amino-acid sequence MEELSTANTMFALNLLKQIEKSNSTQNIFISPWSISSTLAMVFLGAGANTEQQMAQVLQFNKIDSYDITTRTPENFRCCHFEQQIQRNNYPGAILQAQARDKIHSAFSSLSSTINTPHLGDYLLESANKLFGEKSARFKEEYIQLCKKYYSTEPEAVDFLECAEGARKRINSWVKTQTKGEIPNLLPEGSVDEDTKMVLVNAIYFKGKWKTPFEKKLNGLYPFRVNSHESIPVQMMFLREKLNIGYIKDLKTQILELPYIGNISMFLLLPDEIEDASTGLELLEGGINFANFNKWISKDTLAEDDVLVYIPKFKLAQSYEFKPILQSMGMEDAFNKHKADFSGMSEMNDLFLSEVFHQASVDVTEEGTVAAGGTGAVMTGRTGHGGPQFVADHPFLFFIVDKITKTILFVGRFASPE is encoded by the exons ATGGAAGAACTTTCTACGGCAAACACCATGTTTGCCCTCAATCTCCTTAAGCAGATAGAAAAATCGAACTCTACCCAGAACATCTTTATCTCTCCGTGGAGCATCTCATCAACACTGGCCATGGTTTTCCTTGGCGCCGGGGCTAACACTGAACAGCAGATGGCCCAA GTGCTGCAGTTTAACAAAATTGACAGCTATGACATCACCACAAGAACCCCAGAGAACTTCAGGTGCTGTCATTTTGAACAACAGATACAGAGGAACAATTATCCTGGTGCTATCTTACAG gCACAAGCAAGAGATAAAATCCACTCAGCCTTCTCTTCTCTCAGCTCAACAATCAACACACCACACTTGGGAGATTATTTATTAGAAAGTGCAAACAAGCTATTTGGAGAAAAGTCTGCAAGATTCAAAGAA GAATACATACAACTCTGTAAGAAATATTACTCAACAGAGCCAGAAGCAGTAGACTTCCTCGAATGTGCggaaggagctagaaaaaggattAATTCTTGGGTTAAGACTCAAACCAAAG GTGAAATCCCAAATCTGCTACCTGAAGGTTCTGTAGATGAAGACACCAAGATGGTGCTGGTGAATGCTATCTACTTCAAAGGAAAGTGGAAAACTCCCTTTGAGAAGAAACTTAATGGGCTTTATCCTTTCCGTGTGAACTCG CATGAGAGCATACCCGTCCAGATGATGTTCCTCCGTGAAAAACTGAACATTGGATACATAAAGGACTTGAAGACTCAGATCTTAGAACTTCCATATATTGGAAACATCAGTATGTTTCTGTTGCTTCCGGATGAGATTGAAGATGCATCCACTGGCTTGGAGTTG CTAGAAGGTGGAATAAACTTTGCTAATTTCAACAAATGGATCAGCAAAGACACACTGGCTGAAGATGACGTTTTGGTCTACATTCCCAAGTTCAAACTGGCACAAAGCTATGAATTCAAGCCCATTCTTCAAAGCATGGGCATGGAGGATGCCTTCAACAAGCACAAGGCGGACTTCTCAGGGATGTCTGAGATGAATGACCTTTTCCTTTCTGAGGTGTTCCATCAAGCCAGCGTGGATGTGACTGAGGAGGGCACTGTGGCCGCTGGTGGGACTGGGGCAGTTATGACAGGGAGAACTGGCCACGGTGGCCCACAGTTTGTGGCTGAtcatccctttcttttctttatcgtGGACAAAATTACCAAGACGATACTATTTGTTGGTAGATTTGCCTCACCCGAATAG